The Paenibacillus sp. G2S3 region CGTGCGACCAAAGTGCCCATCCGTACTGCATTGGTTGCTAGTGGAATATAAGTGTGCTTACCTGTAGGGTTGTAATGAATCGCGCAGCTGTCACCAGCGGCGTACACATCTGGGCAACTAGTCTGCATATAATCATTGACCAGAATTGCGCCATTTGGCAGCATATCCACTTGACCTTTTAAGAGCTCAGTATTCGGACGGAAGCCGATACAGAGAATAACAAGATCAGTCTCATGCTCCCCTTGGCTTGTGATAACCTTGGTAACTTTACCACCTTCGCCAGCAAAAGAACTAACCTTCTCATTCAGCGCTAATTTAATTCCATGATCCTTAAAGGATTGTTCGATCGGTGCAGTGAACTCTGGGTCCAAATATTTATTTAGAATACGATCCTCACCATCAATTAGCGTGACCTGCTTCCCGTTCAATTGGAAGGCTTCCACCAATTCTACGCCGATATAACCAGCGCCTACGACTGTGATTTTATTCGCGTGTTTAGCCTTTTCTATAATGGTGTTGGAATGCTCATAGTTCTTGCAAAGCAAGACACCTTCCAGCTCAAGCCCTTCGAGCTTAGGCACAATTGGCCATGATCCTGTAGTCATAATCAGTTTATCGTAGGTATCGTCAAACTCCTGTCCCGTTACCAAGTTGCGAACACGCACCGTTTTGGACTTCGTATCCACTGCGGTCACTTCGTGACGCATGTTGGTCTTTACACCAAGCTCAGCAAGCTTCTCTGGAGAAGAATAGAACAGCCCGTGAGGGTCTTTGACTACTCCACCTACGTATAAAGCAATTCCACAGGATAAGAAAGAAATATTATCATTACGCTCATAAACCGTAATCTCGGCTTCTGGGTAAAGCTTAGCAGTATTTACAATTGCGGCAGTTCCGGCATGGGTACATCCAATGACAGCTACTTTCATTATTTTCTTCCTCCTTCAAATGGACAACCTGGATATATATTCGAATTACTTGACTGACCAAATTAGATATCTGATCACCGATGAGTTATTTGTGATTTATTTCACTTTATAAACTGATTATATTGTGATATTTATCACATTACAAGTCTTTTCGCCTATATTCTCAGATTGTTCACAATTTTAAGCATTTTCCGTCACTGCTGCCGATTGCGACCTCGTTAGCTTTGCCATAGGCGTAAGACATTATGTTCTGACCCCTCAGGATATACTTTCTTATAACGCGCAAAAAAGGCTTCCCCCTCGTCCAACAGGGAAAAGCCTAATCATAAACTGAATTTACACCAAACCGTGAATCACGCCATCCTCATCCATCCATAGTGCCTCAGCGGCTGGTTTAGCAGGTAGACCTGGCATCGTAACGATATTGCCCGTAATCACTACAGCAAACCCTGCACCGAGCGAAAGGGTTATATCACGGATACCTACAGTGAACCCTTCAGGAGCGCCAAGCAATCTAGGCTGATCTGAGAAGGAATAAGGCGTCTTCGCCATACATACTTGAAGATCCTTTAACCCAAGGCGCTCAATCACCGCTAGGCTGCGTTTGGCCGCAGGAGAAAAGTTAACCTCCGAACCACGGTAAATTTCGCGCACAATCTTGGTGATTTTGGAAGAGATGTCGAGTTCATTCTCATACAAAGGAGCAAAGCGCTCAGTGTCACTTTGGTCCAGAAGCTTCTTTAGTTCCGAAGCCAACTCTTGTCCGCCCGCACTACCTTCTGCCCATACCTTGGATATTGCCGCAGGAACGTTCAATCGGCGGCAAGCCTCCACAACGTCAGTAATCTCTTCTGGGCTATCGCCTTCAAAATGATTAATGGCAACAAGAACAGGTACCCCAAATTTGCCGAGATTCTCTACATGACGCTCCAAATTAGACAATCCAGAGCGCAGCGCCATCCGGTTCTCCGTTTGGAGTTCATTTTTAGGTACACCCCCGTTATATTTCAAGGATTTCACCGTCACGACAAGCACTGCCGCTGAAGGGGCTAGACCCGCTTGCCGGCATTTGATATCCATGAATTTCTCTGCACCCAGATCCGCTCCGAAGCCTGCTTCCGTAACCACAACTTCTCCCAGCTTGAGTGCATAACGAGTACCGATAACACTACTGCAGCCATGGGCGATATTCGCAAAAGGACCACCGTGTACAATAACAGGAGTACCCTCCAAGGTCTGCACCAGATTAGGCTTAACCGCTTCCTTCAGCAGCGCTGTCATCGCTTCAACTGCCCCTATTTGCTCGGCCGTTACAGGCTCTCCCTCTTGGTCATAACCAATCAAAATGCGGTTCAAACGCTTTTTAAGATCACTCAGATTATCGCATAGGCATAATACA contains the following coding sequences:
- a CDS encoding FAD-dependent oxidoreductase, whose amino-acid sequence is MKVAVIGCTHAGTAAIVNTAKLYPEAEITVYERNDNISFLSCGIALYVGGVVKDPHGLFYSSPEKLAELGVKTNMRHEVTAVDTKSKTVRVRNLVTGQEFDDTYDKLIMTTGSWPIVPKLEGLELEGVLLCKNYEHSNTIIEKAKHANKITVVGAGYIGVELVEAFQLNGKQVTLIDGEDRILNKYLDPEFTAPIEQSFKDHGIKLALNEKVSSFAGEGGKVTKVITSQGEHETDLVILCIGFRPNTELLKGQVDMLPNGAILVNDYMQTSCPDVYAAGDSCAIHYNPTGKHTYIPLATNAVRMGTLVARNLMTETIPYMGTQGTSGIKIYEDNIAATGLTEEAAKAEGMDVETTMIIDNYRPEFMPTFEQVQLKVVFDRATRRILGAQIMSKTDLTQSINTVSVCIQNKMTIDQLAFIDFFFQPHYNKPWNFLNTVGLESLPTSVPTSVPSKEAVTV
- a CDS encoding formate--tetrahydrofolate ligase; translation: MKLITEVAAQAGIGEEHLELYGKYKSKLSPSLWEDMKNKPDGKLVLVTAVNPTPAGEGKTLTTIGLAQALNAAGVKTVAALREPSLGPCLGMKGGATGGGKSQIVPADEINLHFTGDIHAVTSAHNLLSAMIDNHIFQGNKLGLDPQRIVWKRVMDMNDRSLRNIVTGLGDGNGAVRESGFQITTASEIMAVLCLCDNLSDLKKRLNRILIGYDQEGEPVTAEQIGAVEAMTALLKEAVKPNLVQTLEGTPVIVHGGPFANIAHGCSSVIGTRYALKLGEVVVTEAGFGADLGAEKFMDIKCRQAGLAPSAAVLVVTVKSLKYNGGVPKNELQTENRMALRSGLSNLERHVENLGKFGVPVLVAINHFEGDSPEEITDVVEACRRLNVPAAISKVWAEGSAGGQELASELKKLLDQSDTERFAPLYENELDISSKITKIVREIYRGSEVNFSPAAKRSLAVIERLGLKDLQVCMAKTPYSFSDQPRLLGAPEGFTVGIRDITLSLGAGFAVVITGNIVTMPGLPAKPAAEALWMDEDGVIHGLV